ATCAATGTCTGATACTTTATCCAATTTTTCAAGTGGAAATGTGATCGTGCCTTTGATTGTTGCACCAGGTTTCATTTTACCATCTACTAGATCAGAGAGAATAATATCTGCGGCTAATTGTTGACCGTTGATGGTTACTAGCTCGCCTTGAAGCGGATACGTTAGTAGTTCATTTTTAGTATTATTTTTAATTTCGATAGTTATTGTCAATGTTCCTGGCATATCTTTGTCTTCCATTGTCGAGTGGACGACTTTTTTCTCAACAGCGACGGTTGATATTTTTTTATCCATTCCGTCCGCATTATTGTGCCAGTTTACATTATATGTTTCTTTTCCTTCTGACTTTGTGCTGCCTGTTCTGCTATCAGAGCTATAACTCGCGACTTGTTCTTGCAGTTTATTGTAGTTTGCAAATGAAATGAATACGCCGATAACAGATGCAATGATAAGGACACTTGCGCCACTCACGACATAAATTCCAATTGTGCGTTTGGATTTGGTGAATAGCATGATAAGTCCAACGATAAACGCTAGAAATGCAAAACCCATTAGTGTAAACCAAATAGCCATGTTTTTTTAACTCTCCTTGCTTGAATGATATTGTTTACTATAACATATGTTGAAGGTTTTATGAAGTATCTTTTGTTGGGTTAGAGCTGTCATGTGGATTGGAGTGTAGTATATTCCGCTAATTTAGAAACTTTAGGTGCGTTTAGATACTTATAGGATTAGTTAAAAATATCGCTTTAACTCCAAATCAAGCTGGAGTTAAAGCGATGGTTTTTTTATTAGAGCGGTTCATCTTGTTTGGAGATGGATCGTTGTTTCTAGAGAAGTTTGGTATCTTGGGGAGCTTTTGTCTTGGGTTTTGTGGGTTTTGATGTCTGGTGCCTTCGGATCCAGCTTCTTCGGCCAGCCCCTCGAAATTTTCGGTGCCTCCATAAAAGTCGAAAGAGGACTTTTACTGCGCCCCCTAACAAATTTTTTCGGGTCTAACGGGCCGTTTCAGCTTTTCAGGGGATCCAGCTTCTTCGGCCAGCCTCTCGGAATTTTCGGTGCCTCCATAAAAGTCGAAAGAGGACTTTTACTGCGCCCCCTAACAAATTTTTTCGGGTCTAACGGGCCGTTTCAGCTTTTCAGGGGATCCAGCTTCTTCGGCCAGCCTCTCGGAATTTTCGGTGCCTCCGCAAAAACCAGAAGAGAGTTTTCACTGCGCCCTCTAACAAATTCTGTCGAGGCTAACGGGCTGTCTGCGGTTTTCTATACTTCCATGATTATCGGCAATATCATCGGTCTACGCTTCGTCTGTTCAAACAGATAGCGGTTCAGCTGGTCGCGGATGTCTTGTTTTAATTTCGCCCACTCGAATTCTTTGTCTTGTAGGTTCTTCTCTACAATTTTCGTCACAACTTCTGATGATTTCTCAATCAAATGTTCTGATTCGCGCATGTAGATAAATCCGCGTGATGTGATGTCTGGACCTGAAATGATCGCTTTGGATTTGCGGTTTAATGTTACTACTACGATGAAAATACCGTCTTCTGATAGTAATTTACGATCGCGTAATACGATATTTCCTACGTCACCAACGCCTAGTCCGTCAATCAATGTATTACCAGCAAACACGCGGTTTCCTGCGGTCATGCGACCATTTTTATATTCGATTAATTCGCCTTTTCCTGCTACGAAGACGTTTGATTTAGGCATGCCAACTTGATATGCTAGTTTTGCATGAGAAATCAACATCCGGTATTCGCCGTGAACTGGGATGAAGTATTTTGGTTTCATTAAGTTTAACATTAATTTCAAATCATCTTGACTACCGTGGCCAGATACGAATAGATCGCGGCTCATTGTTAACACGGTTGCGTCCGCTTTATACAGCATATCAATCGTTTTTGCCAAAATGGTTTCTGATGATGGTGATGGTGTCGTTGTAAGGTAAATTGTATCGCCTTTTTCAATGTTGACTTTCGGGTGCTTGCCTTGTGTCATCAATTGTAATGATTGAATTGGTTCGCCGAGATTACCTGTTTCAATGATTACGATTTTATCAGCTGGTAATGTTTTCGCTTCTTTTAAAGGAATAACGAGATCGTCGCTTTGTAGTTGGATCTTGTTTAATTTCTTCGAGATGTCAAAAACACGCTCTAATTCTTTCCCAACGATGGCTACTTTGCGGTTTGTCGCGAATGATGCGTCCAGTACTTGTTGTATACGAACAAGATTTGATGCAACGCACGCTACGATAACGCGGCCTTCTGCGGAACGAAAAGCATGGCGGATTTCTTCATCGATAAGGCTATCACTTGAAGTTGCGCCAGCATGTTCTGCTTCTGAACTGTCGGAAAGTAAGACCAGAACGCCTTGTTCGCCAATTTCAGCGATACGACCTAGACTTGTTTCATATCCTAATTTTGCTGATTGGTCGAATTTGAAATCGCCTGTGTAAACGATCGCGCCTTCGCTTGTATTCAGAACAATCCCTACAGAATCAGGAATCGAGTGGGTTGTACGGAAGAACTCCGCGTCCACATTCGGGAATGATAATTTTGTTTTTTCATCAACAATATGGAAATCGTTGAAACGAATTTTTTTATGTTCTTTGAGTGCCGCTTTAGCAAGAGCAATCGTTAATTCTGTGCCGTAAACAGGTGCTTTAATTTTCGCAAGCACGTACGGTAGGGCTCCAATTGCATCTTCGTGACCGTGCGTTAGAAAAATAGCCTCGATCCGCTCTTGATTGTCTTCTAAATATTTAATATCAGGAATAACGACGTCGATGCCCAATAATTCGTCTTCTGGGAACATCAAACCTGTATCCATGATATAAATAGACTCGTCTACTTCTGCCACGTATAAATTCTTTCCACTTTCGTCTACTCCGCCAAGTGGGATAATCTTAATGTGTTTTGCTTTTTTAATTGTCAAAGGTTATTCCTCCTTCCTCTTATTTCAAATAATTTTGGAATGCTGTTTCAATTGTTTCTATTTCTGTTTCTGTTAACGGCGCGAGTGGCAATCGTAAATGCCCAACGTCGACGCCGAGTCTATTGACCATATGTTTCACTGGAGCTGGATTTGGCGCGATAAATAACGCATTCATCAACGGAACGAGTTTGCCATGAATCTCTGCGGCTTTTTTCGTATCGCCTTCGTCAAAAGCGCGAATCATCGTTTGCATTTCAGGCCCAATAACGTGACTCGCAACCGAGATAACGCCATTTCCACCTAGCGCATAAATCGGCAATGTAAACGTATCATCACCACTATACACCGCAAAATCATCACCCGTTTCAGCAATGATTTTCGTGATATTATCAAAATTACCACTGGATTCTTTGACCGCGACAATGTTATCAATTTTCGCCAGCTCAATGATTGTTTCTGGCTCAATGTTCACAACCGAACGACTTGGTATGTTATAAATAATCACTGGTAGCGTCGTAGCTTTAGCAATCGCCGCAAAATGCGCGTAAAGGCCCGCTTGGTTCGGCTTATTGTAATATGGCGCCACGATCAGAACAGCGTCAATACCATCGATTTTCTCGACTTCTTTCGTGAATTCGATCGTTTCAGCAGTATTATTAGAACCCGTTCCCGCAATAATTTTCGCGCGACCTTGGTTTGTTTCCACGACTTGTTTGAATAACTTGATTTTTTCTTCATGCGAAATCGTTGGCGACTCCCCTGTCGTTCCAGCCACTACAAGACCATCCGAACCATTTTCAATCAGGTGGTTCACCAAGCGATGAATCCGTTTCTTACACACTTTATCTTTCTCGGAATTGTATGGCGTCACCATGGCTGTCACTACTTTTCCAAAATCCATTATGTTATTCCTCCTCCAACTCATTTTCAATACAAAATTCGTCATGAAGTGCGTTAACTGCTGCGATTAGATCCGTTTCTCCGACTAGAATCCAGACGGTTGTATGGCTATCTGCGGACTGCAAGATGGCAATATTTTTCGCGGATAAAGCAGAAACGATTTTGGCAGTAACACCAGGAACTCCAGCGATACCAGCGCCTACGATCGAAACCTTCGCGCAATTCTCGGTAGTTTCAGCAATAAATGATGCTTCTTTTAAAAGTGTCAATACGTGCTCGCGCTTTCGTTCAGGCACGGTGAACACGATCTCGTTAGTCGAAATATTGATAAAATCTAAGCTAATACTTGCCTCAGCCAAAATCGAGAAAGCTTTTTGTTGGGTATGGACGCTATCCGTCTTCACTCGCAGCTGCGTCAAATTGGTAACATGAGCGATTCCCGTAACGAGTCGTTCTTTCACGTCAAAACGGCCACTGACATCGGTTTGCGATGTAACCAGTGTGCCCTCTCCTTCTAAATAAGTCGAGCGAATGCGGAGCGGAATCTTGGCCTGCATCGCGATCTCAACGGCGCGCGGATGAATCACTTTGGCGCCTTGATATGCCATGTTGCTAACTTCATTATAACTCACAGTTGGCAGGGATCGCGCATTTTTAACGATTCGTGGATCGGCGGTAAACATCCCATCAACGTCGGTAAAAATATCGATCCGATCGGCAGCAAGTGCGACGCCAAGCGCTGCGGCAGATGTATCACTACCTCCACGGCCAAGCGTTGTAATATCGCCATTTGGTGCGCTACCTTGGAATCCTGCGACAACAACAATGTCCACCGTTTCCAATGTCTCTCGTAAACGCGTCACATCGACCTCTGAAATTTTGCCAGCCGTATATTCACCCGTTGTTCGAATACCTGCTTGCGCGCCAGAAAACGCGGTCGCTTTGATTCCAGCCTCCAAAAGCATATTCGTGAACACAGCTGTCGAAATCGTCTCCCCAACAGAAAGCAACATATCTTGTTCGCGTAACGATAGTCGCGTTTCCTTGGCGCCGATGAGTTCGAGCAACGTATCTGTCGCGTATGGATCTCCCAACCTGCCAATCGCCGAAACAACAACGACAACTTTATAGCCTTGATCAATCGAATTCTGTAAATGATTAAATGCAAGCTGGCGGGATTCCTCGTTTTGCACGGATGTCCCACCAAATTTTTGCACGATAATTTTCATTTGTTACACCTCAATTATTTCACGTTTTTCAGATGATTTCTTGTTCAATTAATGATTCAGCAATTTGAATCGAGTTCCAAGCAGCGCCTTTTAGCAGGTTATCCGATACAATCCACATGTGGAACCCTTTCGAATCGTCGAGGTCATGACGAACACGCCCAACGAAAACCTCTTTTTTACCAGCCGAACTTGCCGCATGCGGATACACTTGGTTCGCTGTGTCATCCTCTAAAATGACACCAGGAGCATTACGCAGAAGCTCTTGAATTTCAGAAACCTTCACGTTATCTTGCTCGATTTCAATATAAACAGACTCCGAATGGCCCGTGATAACTGGAATACGCACACACGTTGCCGATACTTTTATTGACGCATCACTCATGATCTTTTTCGTTTCATTGACCATCTTCATCTCTTCGTATGTATAGTCATTATCCGTGAAAACATCAATCTGAGGCAAAGCATTAAACGCGATTTGGAAATGTTTTTTGTCACCTTTCACAGGCATGACAGCAGGCGTGAATTCTTCCCCATTCAAAATTGCTTGAGATTGCGTTTGGAGCTCATCAATCGCTTGAATACCAGATCCCGAAACCGCTTGATACGTCGAAACAATAATCCGATTCAGGCCATACGCCGCACGAATCGGTTGAAGCGCCGCAACCATTTGGATCGTCGAACAGTTTGGATTAGCGATAATGCCTTTGTGGTCACGAAGCGCCTCTGGATTCACCTCAGGAACAACAAGCGGTACATCAGGATGCATCCGGAACGCACTCGTGTTATCGATCACAATCGCACCATGCGCCACAGCATCTTTCGCAAATCGCTCAGAAATAGAACCGCCAGCACTGAACAAAGCAATATCCACACCCGCAAAACTTTCAGGCGTCGCTTCTTTGATCACGACTTCCTCCCCGCGGAACGTCAATTTTTTACCAGCAGAACGCGCCGAAGATAAGAACGAAACTTCCTTTATTGGAAACGTCACATCTTCCAGTAATTGAATCATTTGAGTCCCTACAGCGCCAGTTGCACCAACAACGGCTACATGATAACTTTTTGTCATTCTATTTCCTCCTTGGTTTTGTTGTATTTTGTCGGAAAAATCGAATACAGAAGATACACCTATAAATTTAGATCTATCGCCAAACTGATTGTTTCCGAGTAAGACTTAATTTCTGCTTTACGCAAAATCGAGCGCTTGTCGCCGATTTACTTCTACTCTGTTTTTCACATTTAACTTATCATACCACAAAAGGACGCATTTATCAGGTTTTTGCATGGGATTTTGAGGAGAAATTGAAATTTTTTTGGTTGTGAGACAGCGCACGAAAATTCGCCTGCACTTTTTCTGCATTTTCAGCGCCCTTTTTCATTGTAAGATAGCTCTTGTAAGACACGCAAAATAGAGAAATGGAGTTGACACACATGGATGAAATGGTAAAAACAGGACAAAGTTGGTTAAACAAAACGTATCAAAAATATGTCGCGAAAGGCGATTATCAAACGATTCCTGAAAACGGTAAAACAGGATGGACAACGATTTACGCTTTAACTCGCGCCCTTCAAATCGAACTCGGCATCTCACCTACCGCGGATAATTTCGGACCGGGAACAGAGAAAGCATTCAAGCCGTTAACGATGGGAGCAACCGACGCAAAACCGAGCAATATCAACTATATTCTGCAAGGCGCGTTCTATTGTAAAGGCTACAGCCCAGGCGGTTTTACTGGAACATTCGGCGGACAAACGCAAATCGCGGTTAAAATGTTTCAAAAAGACGCAGGACTCGCGACGCAAGACGGGATTATTTCGACGATTATTATGAAGGCGTTACTTGATATGAGTGCGTTTCAGACGGTGAGCGGTGGTATTTTCGCCGTTCGAACAGTGCAGCAAAATCTAAATCGCGATTACAGTGCTTAGATCGGCAAACTCGTTCCTTGTGATGGCTTATACGGTCGCGATACGAATACCGCGCTTATTTACGCCCTGCAGAAAGAAGAAGGAATGGCACGCACGACGGCAAATGGAAATTTCGGACCTGGAACAACGACAAGTCTAACAAGCCTGATCCCCACTTTTACATCGAATACAGCCCTCGTTCTACTTTTGCAATATAGCCTTGCCTGTAATGGCCTGCCAATCAATCAGTTTGGCGGTAAATACGACGCGGAGACGACAAATCTCGTGAAACGCTACCAAGAATTTATGAAAATGAGCGTAGCAACCGGCGCGATTAATATGGGTACGTTCAAAGCGCTACTTTCAAGCTCTGGCGATACAAACCGAAGCGCAACAGCTTGCGACACCTCATTCGTCTTAAATACCGAACAAATTGACACCCTTTGGAATGCTGGTTACCGCTACGTCGGCCGTTATTTAACAGGAAACGTGATCCGCGGCGGCGCTCGTGTGCCAAAAGCAATGAATCCAACTGAAATCGCAGCAATCCTGAAAAAAGGCCTGAAAATTTTCCCGATCTATCAAGATGGCGGCTATGAAATCCCATATTTTGAAGTCTCCTTACAAGGAATTGACGACGGATATAAAGCCATCGATGCCGCGTATAATCTCGGATTCCCAGCAGGAACAACGATCTATTTCGCCGTTGACCTCGACGCTTACGACTACCAGATCACAGATTTAATCATCCCTTATTTCAAAAAAGTAAGAGCCGCATTCAATCAAAATAAAGCCCTGCGAGACTACAAAATTGGCGTATACGGCGCCCGTAACGTCTGCAGTCGCTTGAAAAACGCTGGCATCGTGGATAACGTTTTCGTAGCCGATAT
The sequence above is drawn from the Listeria weihenstephanensis genome and encodes:
- a CDS encoding aspartate-semialdehyde dehydrogenase, with product MTKSYHVAVVGATGAVGTQMIQLLEDVTFPIKEVSFLSSARSAGKKLTFRGEEVVIKEATPESFAGVDIALFSAGGSISERFAKDAVAHGAIVIDNTSAFRMHPDVPLVVPEVNPEALRDHKGIIANPNCSTIQMVAALQPIRAAYGLNRIIVSTYQAVSGSGIQAIDELQTQSQAILNGEEFTPAVMPVKGDKKHFQIAFNALPQIDVFTDNDYTYEEMKMVNETKKIMSDASIKVSATCVRIPVITGHSESVYIEIEQDNVKVSEIQELLRNAPGVILEDDTANQVYPHAASSAGKKEVFVGRVRHDLDDSKGFHMWIVSDNLLKGAAWNSIQIAESLIEQEII
- the dapA gene encoding 4-hydroxy-tetrahydrodipicolinate synthase — protein: MDFGKVVTAMVTPYNSEKDKVCKKRIHRLVNHLIENGSDGLVVAGTTGESPTISHEEKIKLFKQVVETNQGRAKIIAGTGSNNTAETIEFTKEVEKIDGIDAVLIVAPYYNKPNQAGLYAHFAAIAKATTLPVIIYNIPSRSVVNIEPETIIELAKIDNIVAVKESSGNFDNITKIIAETGDDFAVYSGDDTFTLPIYALGGNGVISVASHVIGPEMQTMIRAFDEGDTKKAAEIHGKLVPLMNALFIAPNPAPVKHMVNRLGVDVGHLRLPLAPLTETEIETIETAFQNYLK
- a CDS encoding peptidoglycan-binding protein, which translates into the protein MDEMVKTGQSWLNKTYQKYVAKGDYQTIPENGKTGWTTIYALTRALQIELGISPTADNFGPGTEKAFKPLTMGATDAKPSNINYILQGAFYCKGYSPGGFTGTFGGQTQIAVKMFQKDAGLATQDGIISTIIMKALLDMSAFQTVSGGIFAVRTVQQNLNRDYSA
- a CDS encoding ribonuclease J, with the protein product MTIKKAKHIKIIPLGGVDESGKNLYVAEVDESIYIMDTGLMFPEDELLGIDVVIPDIKYLEDNQERIEAIFLTHGHEDAIGALPYVLAKIKAPVYGTELTIALAKAALKEHKKIRFNDFHIVDEKTKLSFPNVDAEFFRTTHSIPDSVGIVLNTSEGAIVYTGDFKFDQSAKLGYETSLGRIAEIGEQGVLVLLSDSSEAEHAGATSSDSLIDEEIRHAFRSAEGRVIVACVASNLVRIQQVLDASFATNRKVAIVGKELERVFDISKKLNKIQLQSDDLVIPLKEAKTLPADKIVIIETGNLGEPIQSLQLMTQGKHPKVNIEKGDTIYLTTTPSPSSETILAKTIDMLYKADATVLTMSRDLFVSGHGSQDDLKLMLNLMKPKYFIPVHGEYRMLISHAKLAYQVGMPKSNVFVAGKGELIEYKNGRMTAGNRVFAGNTLIDGLGVGDVGNIVLRDRKLLSEDGIFIVVVTLNRKSKAIISGPDITSRGFIYMRESEHLIEKSSEVVTKIVEKNLQDKEFEWAKLKQDIRDQLNRYLFEQTKRRPMILPIIMEV
- the dapG gene encoding aspartate kinase, coding for MKIIVQKFGGTSVQNEESRQLAFNHLQNSIDQGYKVVVVVSAIGRLGDPYATDTLLELIGAKETRLSLREQDMLLSVGETISTAVFTNMLLEAGIKATAFSGAQAGIRTTGEYTAGKISEVDVTRLRETLETVDIVVVAGFQGSAPNGDITTLGRGGSDTSAAALGVALAADRIDIFTDVDGMFTADPRIVKNARSLPTVSYNEVSNMAYQGAKVIHPRAVEIAMQAKIPLRIRSTYLEGEGTLVTSQTDVSGRFDVKERLVTGIAHVTNLTQLRVKTDSVHTQQKAFSILAEASISLDFINISTNEIVFTVPERKREHVLTLLKEASFIAETTENCAKVSIVGAGIAGVPGVTAKIVSALSAKNIAILQSADSHTTVWILVGETDLIAAVNALHDEFCIENELEEE